In the genome of Muntiacus reevesi chromosome 5, mMunRee1.1, whole genome shotgun sequence, one region contains:
- the SRM gene encoding spermidine synthase: MELGPDGPAAPGPAAIREGWFRETCSLWPGQALSLQVEQLLHHQRSRYQDILVFRSKSYGNVLVLDGVIQCTERDEFSYQEMIANLPLCSHPNPRKVLIIGGGDGGVLREVVKHSSVESVVQCEIDEDVIQVSKKFLPSMAIGYSSSKLTLHVGDGFEFMKQNQDAFDVIITDSSDPMGPAESLFKESYYQLMKTALKEDGILCCQGECQWLHLDLIKEMRHFCKSLFPVVDYAYCTIPTYPSGQIGFMLCSKNPSTNFREPLQPLMQKQVEEMKLKYYNSDVHRAAFILPEFARKALNDVS; this comes from the exons atGGAGCTTGGCCCCGACGGCCccgccgcccccggccccgctgCCATCCGCGAGGGCTGGTTCCGCGAGACGTGCAGCCTGTGGCCCGGCCAGGCCCTGTCTCTGCAGGTGGAGCAGCTGCTACACCATCAACGCTCGCGGTACCAGGATATCCTCGTCTTCCGCAG TAAGAGCTACGGAAATGTGCTGGTGTTGGACGGCGTTATCCAGTGCACCGAGAGGGACGAGTTCTCCTACCAGGAGATGATCGCCAACCTGCCCCTCTGCAGCCACCCCAACCCACGCAAG GTGCTGATCATTGGAGGCGGGGATGGAGGCGTCCTGCGGGAGGTGGTCAAGCATTCCTCTGTGGAGTCTGTGGTCCAGTGTGAGATTGACGAG gATGTCATTCAAGTCTCCAAGAAGTTCCTGCCCAGCATGGCCATTGGCTACTCCAGCTCAAAGCTGACCCTACACGTGGGTGATGGTTTTGAGTTCATGAAACAGAACCAGGACGCCTTCGATGTCATCATCACTGATTCCTCAGATCCCATGG GTCCTGCTGAGAGCCTCTTCAAGGAGTCCTACTACCAGCTCATGAAGACTGCCCTCAAGGAGGACGGCATTCTCTGCTGCCAGG GCGAGTGCCAATGGCTGCACCTGGACCTCATCAAGGAGATGCGGCACTTCTGCAAGTCTCTCTTCCCAGTGGTGGACTACGCCTACTGCACCATCCCCACCTACCCCAGCGGCCAGATTGGCTTCATGCTGTGCAGCAAGAACCCA AGCACCAACTTCCGGGAGCCCTTGCAGCCACTGATGCAGAAGCAGGTAGAAGAGATGAAGCTGAAATACTATAACTCCGATGTGCACCGGGCAGCCTTTATCCTGCCGGAGTTTGCCCGGAAG GCCCTGAATGATGTGAGCTGA